GCGCACCGCGGCGGTTCCGCAGGCGGACGGCTCGTATGCGTTCACCGGCACCAAGATCTTCACGTCGCTCGCTCCCGCCTGGACCCGGCTGGGCATCTTCGGCCGGGACGACAGCGATCCCGAGAACCCGAAGCTCGTGCACGGCTATCTCACCCGCGAGACACCCGGGCACGGCACCCTCGGCGACTGGGACACCCTCGGCATGCGTGCCACGCAGAGCTTCACCACGAAGCTTGAGAACGCCGTGGTGCCCGCCGAGCGAATCTCGCGCACCCTGCCGGTCGGGCCGAGCGCCGACCCGTACATCTTCGGCATCTTCACGAACTTCCTGCTGCTGATCAGCGCGGTCTACGCCGGCATCGCCGACCGCGCACTCGAACTCGGCGTCGAGGCGGCCCAGCAGCGCACCTCACTGAAGAACGACGGCCGGGCGTACGCGCAGGATCCCGACATCCGCTGGCAGCTGGCGGATGCCGCCATCGCGCTGGATTCCCTGGCGCCACAGATCGAGTCCTTCGCCCGCGATGTCGACGAGCTCGTCGACCATGGCAGCGCGTGGTTCCGGCTGCTCGTCGGCTCGAAGACCCGCGCGGTGGATGTCGCCCGCGACGTCGTCGACAAGGCGATCCGGGTATCCGGCGGCGGCTCGTACGGCAACTCGGCCGAACTGTCCCGGCTGTACCGCGATGTGCTCGCGGGGCTGTTCCACCCGAGCGACCCGGAGTCGGCGCACTCGACGGTCGCGCAGCACCTGCTCGGCCCCCTCGAGTAACCCCCTTCGTGAGTTAGCCGAAAATGCTAGTGTTTCGCGGTCGCGACTAGCATTTTCGGCTAACACAGGACGTCGCAGGGATACTGAGGGCATGGACGACTGCTGCGGGCCTGAGGGCTCCGCCGAGTACGCCGAGGTGTTCGACGAGCGGTTCGCGCGCGGCGTCGCCCGCCGCTACCGCCGCCGCGGTCTCACCCGCACCGCACGCCTCATCGTCGACTATGCGGAGTCGGCGGACCCAGCCGGAGTCAGCGGCGCGTCCGTGCTCGAGGTCGGCGGGGGAGTCGGCGAGATCCAGCTGGAGTTGCTGTCTCGTGGCGCCGGCCACGCGGTGAACCTGGAGCTTTCGCCCGGCTACGAATCCGAGGCCGCCCGGCTCATTGCTGAAGCGGATGTCGCCGACCAAGTCACTCGCCGCATAGGGGTTGACATCGCCCGCGAGCCCGCGCGAGTCGAGCCCGCCGACATCGTCGTGCTGCACCGTGTCGTCTGCTGCTACCCGAATGTCGATCAGCTGCTGGCGGCGGCCGCGAACCACGCCAAGCGGCTGGTGGTGTTCAGTTATCCGGCGGCGACCTGGTTCGCGCGCATGTCGGTTGGGATGAGCAACTTCTTCATCCGGCGCTCGGGGCGGACTTATCAGGGCTACGTGCACTCGCCCGAGCACATGCTGCGCATCCTTCGCAGGCAGGGGTTCGAGCTGCGCAAGCGCCAGCGAGGGCTGGTCTGGTCCGTGGTCGCCGCCGCCCGCACGGCGACCAGCTGACCAGCGGCGCGCGGCTGACCAGCGGCGCGCGGCTCAGGCCTTGCGCGCGACCGACTCGTCCAGGGCGAGATCCTCTTCCGCCTGCTTGCGGCCGTCGCCGTGGTAACTGAGGTACAACCGCTGCCGCAGCGACGAGTCGTAACGGATGCGCAGATTCTTCGACAC
The Diaminobutyricimonas sp. LJ205 genome window above contains:
- a CDS encoding acyl-CoA dehydrogenase family protein, whose protein sequence is MPQLPDDLLNRLRERAPGYDRDNRFFDEDLAELKDAGYLEPQSLLEGVRNQRLLARYAPATALAINMHHVVVGVARVLHDRGDTSLDWVLEDARNGELFAFGNSEAGNDQVMFDSRTAAVPQADGSYAFTGTKIFTSLAPAWTRLGIFGRDDSDPENPKLVHGYLTRETPGHGTLGDWDTLGMRATQSFTTKLENAVVPAERISRTLPVGPSADPYIFGIFTNFLLLISAVYAGIADRALELGVEAAQQRTSLKNDGRAYAQDPDIRWQLADAAIALDSLAPQIESFARDVDELVDHGSAWFRLLVGSKTRAVDVARDVVDKAIRVSGGGSYGNSAELSRLYRDVLAGLFHPSDPESAHSTVAQHLLGPLE
- a CDS encoding methyltransferase domain-containing protein, with product MDDCCGPEGSAEYAEVFDERFARGVARRYRRRGLTRTARLIVDYAESADPAGVSGASVLEVGGGVGEIQLELLSRGAGHAVNLELSPGYESEAARLIAEADVADQVTRRIGVDIAREPARVEPADIVVLHRVVCCYPNVDQLLAAAANHAKRLVVFSYPAATWFARMSVGMSNFFIRRSGRTYQGYVHSPEHMLRILRRQGFELRKRQRGLVWSVVAAARTATS